One genomic segment of Panicum virgatum strain AP13 chromosome 2N, P.virgatum_v5, whole genome shotgun sequence includes these proteins:
- the LOC120660544 gene encoding RING-H2 finger protein ATL46-like, whose amino-acid sequence MRRAGGRFRAREATTTTGAANGCFLGGGFSRVLEEAPAPAVGAPATAGREAPPAAAAAVAARMTPAVLFVTVVLAVVLLVSGLLHVLRRLFLKTHHASAGGGERQLQHLFFPGHEDGAGSGGGGLGQAAIDAMPEFAYGELSGAAAAASRKGKGKAARPFDCAVCLCEFADHDRLRLLPACGHAFHVACIDVWLRSSATCPLCRTKLTARHLSAAAADAQDVEEHKRREEDQAPVAAAASSVVLPVRLGRFTNADGDAEASTSNSSRIDRRRCYSMGSYQYVLADEHLLVSVHMRHGNAGGASTGTAGVTTSSSGGDQQHGTKVFARGDSFSVSKIWQWRGSKRLPASLCAADGLPWAPAAKDPAGTHMRQQQHSDT is encoded by the coding sequence AtgaggcgggcgggcggccggtTTCGGGCGCGGGAGGCCACGACCACGACCGGCGCCGCCAATGGGTGCTTCCTCGGCGGCGGATTTTCGCGCGTTctggaggaggcgccggcgccggcggtgggcgCTCCGGCCACGGCGGGGAGGGAggcgcccccggccgccgccgcggccgtggcggcgaggATGACGCCCGCGGTGCTCTTCGTCACGGTGGTGCTCGCCGTGGTGCTGCTCGTCTCGGGCCTGCTCCACGTCCTGCGCAGGCTCTTCCTCAAGACCCACCACGCCAGCGCCGGGGGCGGGGAGCGCCAACTGCAGCACCTCTTCTTCCCGGGCCACGAGGACggcgccggctccggcggcggcgggctcggccAGGCCGCCATCGACGCGATGCCCGAGTTCGCGTACGGCGAgctctccggcgccgccgcggccgccagcaggaaggggaaggggaaggcggCCCGGCCCTTCGACTGCGCCGTCTGCCTCTGCGAGTTCGCCGACCACGACCGCCTCCGCCTGCTCCCGGCCTGCGGCCACGCGTTCCACGTCGCGTGCATCGACGTCTGGCTCCGCTCCAGCGCCACCTGCCCGCTCTGCCGCACCAAGCTCACGGCGCGCCacctcagcgccgccgcggcggacgcGCAGGACGTCGAGGAACAcaagcggcgggaggaggatcAGGCACCAGTCGCGGCCGCCGCGAGCAGCGTCGTGCTCCCCGTCAGGCTCGGCCGGTTCACGAacgccgacggcgacgccgaGGCGAGCACCAGCAACAGCAGCCGCATCGACCGGAGGAGGTGCTATTCCATGGGCTCCTACCAGTACGTGCTCGCCGACGAGCACCTCCTGGTCTCCGTCCACATGAGGCACGGCAATGCCGGCGGCGCGAGCACCGGAACCGCCGGCGTAACCACatcgagcagcggcggcgaccagcAGCACGGCACGAAGGTGTTCGCGCGCGGCGACAGCTTCTCCGTGTCCAAGATCTGGCAGTGGCGCGGCAGCAAGCGGCTCCCCGccagcctctgcgccgccgacggcctgccgtgggcgccggcggcgaaggaccCGGCGGGCACACACATGAGGCAACAGCAACACAGCGACACTTGA
- the LOC120660545 gene encoding probable alpha,alpha-trehalose-phosphate synthase [UDP-forming] 9: protein MVLSSYSNLLDICSEDVFDFQQPLQSLPCTVTSASNISGPDLESSNGSDIVGSAPPCLKRKIVAANFLPLNCMKDEATGDWSFAMDDNQLLVQLKDGFPVDNEVIYVGSLNVQVDPSEQDQVSQKLFKEHKCIPTFLPADLQQQFYHSFCKQHLWPLFHYMLPVFHDKGELFDRSLFQAYVRANKIFAYKVMEAVNSNDDCVWVHDYHLMLVPTFLRKKLHQIKVGFFLHSPFPSSEIYRTLPVRDEILKSLLNADLIGFQTFDYARHFLSCCSRLLGLNYESKRGHIGIEYFGRTVSLKILAAGVHVGRLESMLKLPATISKVQEIKNRYKGKLVILGVDDMDIFKGISLKLLGLELLLERTPKLRGKVVLVQIVNPARSIGKDIEEAKNEAVSVAQRINDTYGSANYRPVVLIDYLIPFYEKIAYYAASDCCIVNAVRDGMNLIPYEYTVCRQGNEEIDKFRGADKSSLHTSTLIVSEFVGCSPSLSGAFKVNPWSVEDVADAFYSATDLTQYEKIQRHEKHYRYVKSHDVAYWARSFVQDLERTCKEQYSRRCWTTGFGLNFRVIALSPGFRRLSLELFASSYKKANKRVIFLDYDGTLVPQSSLDKAPSAELISILNNLCNDTKNTVFIVSGRGRNSLCEWFDSCENLGIAAEHGYFIRWSRAAEWEVSSLGQCSEWKLIADPIMHVYMETTDGSSIERKESALVWHYQNTDHDFGSCQAKELVGHLERVLANEPVVVKRGHQIVEVKPQGVSKGTAVDKIIRTLLNNGEVPDFLMCVGNDRSDEDMFESINKATSSADLPATPEIFACSVGPKASKANYYVDGCSEVIRLLKGVTAVSSQKDAVRHSHASPKDILEVVN from the exons ATGGTTTTGAGTTCGTATTCAAATCTGCTAGATATATGTAGTGAAGATGTTTTTGACTTTCAACAACCTCTTCAATCTCTTCCTTGTACGGTGACTTCCGCTAGCAACATATCTGGCCCTGATTTGGAAAGTAGTAATGGTAGCGATATAGTTGGTTCTGCACCTCCTTGTTTGAAGAGAAAGATTGTTGCGGCAAACTTTCTTCCTCTGAACTGTATGAAAGATGAAGCTACTGGAGATTGGTCCTTTGCAATGGATGATAATCAACTTCTTGTTCAACTTAAAGATGGTTTTCCAGTTGATAATGAAGTTATTTATGTGGGTAGTTTGAATGTTCAAGTTGATCCTAGTGAGCAAGATCAAGTTTCTCAGAAGCTCTTCAAGGAACACAAATGCATACCAACTTTTCTCCCAGCTGACCTCCAGCAGCAGTTCTATCACAGCTTCTGCAAACAGCACTTATGGCCACTTTTCCATTATATGCTTCCTGTTTTCCATGACAAAGGCGAACTATTTGACCGCTCTCTTTTTCAAGCCTACGTGCGGGCCAACAAAATATTTGCTTACAAAGTTATGGAGGCAGTCAATTCGAATGATGACTGTGTGTGGGTTCATGACTACCACCTTATGCTGGTTCCAACCTTTCTAAGAAAGAAGCTGCACCAGATTAAAGTTGGTTTCTTCCTCCACAGTCCATTTCCCTCATCTGAGATCTATAGAACACTGCCAGTGCGGGATGAAATCCTAAAGTCACTTCTTAATGCTGATCTTATTGGCTTTCAAACATTTGATTATGCCCGCCACTTCCTTTCATGTTGCAGCAGGCTGTTAGGCCTTAATTATGAGTCAAAACGTGGTCACATTGGTATAGAGTACTTCGGTCGAACAGTGAGCCTCAAGATTCTTGCTGCAGGTGTACATGTTGGCCGTCTTGAGTCTATGTTGAAGTTGCCTGCTACAATTAGCAAGGTTCAAGAAATCAAGAATAGATATAAGGGCAAGTTGGTGATCTTAGGTGTAGATGACATGGATATCTTCAAAGGTATCAGTCTAAAATTGCTCGGCTTGGAGCTTCTTTTGGAGAGAACACCTAAGCTTAGAGGGAAGGTTGTCCTTGTACAGATTGTTAATCCTGCAAGAAGCATTGGAAAAGACATTGAGGAAGCAAAAAATGAAGCTGTATCAGTAGCTCAAAGGATAAATGATACATATGGTTCTGCTAATTACAGGCCTGTTGTCCTTATTGACTATTTGATACCTTTCTATGAAAAGATTGCATATTATGCTGCATCTGACTGTTGTATTGTAAATGCTGTGAGGGATGGCATGAACTTAATACCATATGAGTACACCGTCTGCAGGCAGGGAAATGAGGAGATTGATAAGTTCAGAGGTGCCGATAAGAGCTCACTTCACACAAGCACACTGATAGTTTCTGAATTTGTTGGTTGCTCACCATCTCTTAGCGGAGCTTTCAAGGTAAATCCTTGGAGTGTTGAAGATGTGGCTGATGCATTTTATAGTGCAACAGACCTGACACAATATGAGAAGATTCAGCGCCATGAGAAGCATTATCGCTATGTTAAATCTCATGATGTTGCTTATTGGGCTCGAAGCTTTGTCCAGGATCTGGAGAGAACGTGCAAAGAGCAATATAGCCGAAGGTGTTGGACCACTGGATTTGGTTTGAATTTTAGAGTTATTGCTCTATCACCTGGGTTTAGAAGACTGTCTCTAGAACTCTTTGCTTCATCTTATAAGAAGGCTAACAAGAGAGTGATATTTCTGGACTATGATGGGACCCTTGTGCCTCAGTCATCACTCGACAAAGCTCCAAGTGCAGAACTGATTTCAATCCTTAATAACTTGTGCAATGATACGAAGAACACTGTATTTATAGTTAGTGGAAGAGGAAGAAATTCCCTATGTGAGTGGTTCGATTCATGCGAGAACCTTGGTATTGCTGCTGAACATGGCTACTTCATCAG ATGGAGCAGAGCAGCTGAATGGGAAGTAAGTTCATTAGGTCAGTGTTCTGaatggaagctgattgcggatccTATCATGCATGTGTACATGGAGACAACTGATGGTTCCTCCATAGAGCGTAAGGAGAGTGCTCTAGTGTGGCATTATCAGAACACAGATCATGACTTTGGCTCCTGCCAAGCAAAGGAGCTAGTGGGCCATCTGGAGCGAGTCCTAGCAAATGAACCTGTTGTTGTGAAGCGTGGCCATCAGATTGTAGAAGTTAAACCTCAG GGAGTCAGCAAGGGCACTGCTGTGGACAAGATCATTCGGACACTGCTCAACAATGGGGAAGTACCGGATTTTCTGATGTGTGTTGGTAACGATCGATCAGATGAGGACATGTTTGAGAGCATCAATAAAGCAACCTCCTCTGCTGATCTTCCTGCCACTCCAGAGATCTTTGCCTGCTCCGTGGGCCCAAAGGCCAGCAAAGCTAACTACTACGTCGACGGCTGCAGTGAAGTGATCAGATTACTGAAGGGCGTAACAGCTGTTTCGTCCCAAAAGGATGCTGTCAGACATAGCCATGCCAGCCCGAAGGATATACTTGAGGTTGTCAACTGA